In Mycobacterium tuberculosis H37Rv, a single window of DNA contains:
- the fadD10 gene encoding fatty-acid--CoA ligase FadD10 produces the protein MGGKKFQAMPQLPSTVLDRVFEQARQQPEAIALRRCDGTSALRYRELVAEVGGLAADLRAQSVSRGSRVLVISDNGPETYLSVLACAKLGAIAVMADGNLPIAAIERFCQITDPAAALVAPGSKMASSAVPEALHSIPVIAVDIAAVTRESEHSLDAASLAGNADQGSEDPLAMIFTSGTTGEPKAVLLANRTFFAVPDILQKEGLNWVTWVVGETTYSPLPATHIGGLWWILTCLMHGGLCVTGGENTTSLLEILTTNAVATTCLVPTLLSKLVSELKSANATVPSLRLVGYGGSRAIAADVRFIEATGVRTAQVYGLSETGCTALCLPTDDGSIVKIEAGAVGRPYPGVDVYLAATDGIGPTAPGAGPSASFGTLWIKSPANMLGYWNNPERTAEVLIDGWVNTGDLLERREDGFFYIKGRSSEMIICGGVNIAPDEVDRIAEGVSGVREAACYEIPDEEFGALVGLAVVASAELDESAARALKHTIAARFRRESEPMARPSTIVIVTDIPRTQSGKVMRASLAAAATADKARVVVRG, from the coding sequence ATGGGAGGAAAGAAGTTTCAAGCTATGCCTCAGTTGCCATCTACCGTGCTGGACCGGGTCTTCGAGCAGGCACGGCAGCAGCCGGAAGCAATCGCCTTGCGTCGCTGCGACGGCACTAGCGCACTGCGGTACCGTGAACTCGTCGCCGAAGTTGGTGGCCTTGCCGCGGATTTGCGTGCCCAGTCGGTTAGCCGGGGTTCTAGGGTGCTGGTCATTTCCGACAATGGACCCGAGACGTACCTGTCGGTGCTGGCGTGTGCAAAGCTCGGGGCGATCGCCGTCATGGCCGACGGCAATCTTCCGATCGCAGCCATCGAACGATTCTGTCAGATCACCGACCCCGCAGCGGCTCTCGTCGCACCAGGGAGCAAGATGGCATCTTCCGCCGTTCCCGAGGCGCTGCACTCGATACCAGTGATCGCGGTCGACATAGCCGCTGTTACACGGGAATCCGAGCATTCCTTGGATGCAGCCAGCCTCGCCGGGAACGCGGACCAGGGGAGCGAGGATCCGCTGGCGATGATCTTCACCAGCGGTACCACGGGCGAGCCCAAGGCTGTGCTACTGGCCAACCGCACCTTCTTCGCCGTCCCGGACATCTTGCAAAAAGAGGGTTTGAACTGGGTCACTTGGGTCGTCGGCGAAACCACCTACTCGCCGCTGCCGGCGACGCACATCGGTGGACTGTGGTGGATACTTACCTGCCTGATGCACGGCGGGTTGTGTGTCACCGGCGGCGAGAATACGACATCGTTGCTGGAGATTCTCACCACGAACGCGGTGGCGACGACGTGCCTAGTGCCAACGCTTCTTTCGAAGTTAGTTTCTGAACTGAAGTCCGCCAACGCGACGGTTCCCTCGCTGCGCCTAGTTGGATACGGTGGTTCGCGGGCGATCGCGGCCGATGTGCGGTTTATCGAAGCTACCGGCGTGCGCACCGCACAGGTCTACGGATTGAGCGAGACCGGTTGCACGGCTTTGTGTTTGCCGACCGATGACGGCTCGATCGTCAAGATCGAAGCAGGTGCTGTTGGCCGTCCGTACCCTGGCGTGGACGTCTATCTTGCCGCTACCGATGGCATCGGCCCTACCGCCCCCGGCGCCGGCCCGTCCGCCTCGTTCGGCACGCTATGGATTAAGTCACCGGCCAACATGCTGGGCTACTGGAACAATCCCGAACGCACCGCAGAGGTGCTGATTGACGGCTGGGTGAACACCGGTGACCTGCTGGAGCGCCGCGAGGACGGCTTCTTCTACATCAAGGGAAGATCCTCGGAGATGATCATCTGTGGTGGCGTGAACATTGCGCCCGACGAGGTCGATCGCATCGCGGAGGGCGTGTCGGGCGTCCGCGAGGCCGCGTGCTACGAGATTCCTGACGAAGAGTTCGGCGCGCTGGTGGGCCTGGCCGTGGTCGCATCGGCAGAGCTTGACGAGTCGGCAGCCCGGGCGCTCAAGCACACGATTGCGGCTCGTTTTCGACGGGAGTCCGAGCCGATGGCGCGGCCGTCGACAATTGTGATCGTCACCGACATTCCACGAACGCAGTCCGGCAAGGTCATGCGGGCCTCGCTTGCAGCGGCGGCAACAGCAGACAAGGCCAGAGTGGTCGTTCGTGGCTGA
- the mtn gene encoding 5'-methylthioadenosine/S-adenosylhomocysteine nucleosidase, with amino-acid sequence MAVTVGVICAIPQELAYLRGVLVDAKRQQVAQILFDSGQLDAHRVVLAAAGMGKVNTGLTATLLADRFGCRTIVFTGVAGGLDPELCIGDIVIADRVVQHDFGLLTDERLRPYQPGHIPFIEPTERLGYPVDPAVIDRVKHRLDGFTLAPLSTAAGGGGRQPRIYYGTILTGDQYLHCERTRNRLHHELGGMAVEMEGGAVAQICASFDIPWLVIRALSDLAGADSGVDFNRFVGEVAASSARVLLRLLPVLTAC; translated from the coding sequence ATGGCGGTGACGGTCGGCGTCATTTGTGCGATCCCGCAAGAGCTGGCGTATCTGCGCGGTGTCCTGGTCGATGCGAAACGCCAGCAGGTCGCGCAGATCCTCTTCGATAGCGGCCAACTCGACGCGCACCGGGTCGTGTTGGCCGCCGCCGGCATGGGCAAAGTTAACACGGGCCTGACCGCAACGCTGCTTGCCGATCGATTCGGCTGCCGCACCATCGTTTTCACGGGAGTGGCCGGCGGGCTGGATCCCGAGCTATGCATCGGTGACATCGTCATCGCCGATCGGGTCGTCCAACACGACTTCGGTCTGCTCACCGATGAGCGGCTGCGCCCCTATCAGCCCGGACACATCCCCTTCATCGAACCGACCGAGCGGCTCGGATACCCGGTTGATCCCGCGGTCATCGATCGGGTCAAACACCGCCTCGACGGGTTCACGCTGGCGCCGCTGTCCACCGCCGCGGGAGGTGGTGGCCGGCAGCCACGCATCTACTACGGCACCATCCTGACCGGTGACCAATACCTTCACTGCGAGCGCACCCGCAACCGGCTGCACCACGAACTCGGCGGTATGGCCGTCGAAATGGAAGGCGGTGCGGTGGCGCAAATCTGCGCGTCCTTCGATATCCCATGGCTGGTCATTCGCGCGCTCTCCGATCTCGCCGGAGCCGATTCGGGGGTGGACTTCAATCGGTTTGTCGGCGAGGTGGCGGCCAGTTCGGCCCGCGTTCTGCTGCGCTTGCTGCCGGTGTTGACGGCCTGTTGA
- a CDS encoding membrane protein, translated as MLAQATTAGSFNHHASTVLQGCRGVPAAMWSEPAGAIRRHCATIDGMDCEVAREALSARLDGERAPVPSARVDEHLGECSACRAWFTQVASQAGDLRRLAESRPVVPPVGRLGIRRAPRRQHSPMTWRRWALLCVGIAQIALGTVQGFGLDVGLTHQHPTGAGTHLLNESTSWSIALGVIMVGAALWPSAAAGLAGVLTAFVAILTGYVIVDALSGAVSTTRILTHLPVVIGAVLAIMVWRSASGPRPRPDAVAAEPDIVLPDNASRGRRRGHLWPTDGSAA; from the coding sequence GTGCTCGCACAAGCCACAACGGCCGGGAGCTTTAACCACCACGCATCAACCGTTTTGCAAGGCTGCAGGGGTGTGCCCGCGGCGATGTGGTCCGAGCCCGCTGGAGCAATCCGTCGGCATTGCGCGACTATTGATGGCATGGACTGCGAGGTCGCGCGCGAAGCGCTGTCGGCACGACTCGACGGCGAGCGCGCACCGGTGCCCTCGGCGAGAGTCGATGAACACCTGGGCGAGTGCAGCGCCTGTCGCGCATGGTTTACCCAGGTGGCCAGCCAGGCTGGTGATCTGCGTCGGCTCGCCGAGTCCCGCCCGGTTGTCCCGCCTGTTGGGCGCCTCGGGATCCGCCGGGCGCCGCGGCGGCAACATTCACCGATGACCTGGCGACGTTGGGCGTTGCTGTGCGTGGGCATCGCGCAGATCGCCCTGGGCACCGTGCAGGGGTTTGGCCTAGACGTCGGCCTGACCCATCAGCACCCGACGGGTGCCGGCACCCACTTGCTCAACGAGTCCACGTCGTGGTCGATTGCGCTCGGTGTGATCATGGTGGGCGCGGCGCTATGGCCGAGCGCCGCCGCCGGCCTGGCCGGTGTTCTGACGGCGTTCGTCGCCATACTGACCGGCTATGTGATTGTGGATGCGCTGTCCGGCGCGGTCAGCACCACGCGGATTTTGACTCATCTGCCGGTGGTGATCGGCGCGGTCCTGGCAATCATGGTGTGGCGAAGCGCCTCTGGTCCTCGGCCGAGACCGGATGCGGTCGCCGCTGAGCCCGATATCGTGTTGCCCGACAACGCATCACGCGGACGACGGCGCGGTCATTTGTGGCCCACCGACGGTTCCGCAGCCTAG
- a CDS encoding oxidoreductase, with protein sequence MTLKVKGEGLGAQVTGVDPKNLDDITTDEIRDIVYTNKLVVLKDVHPSPREFIKLGRIIGQIVPYYEPMYHHEDHPEIFVSSTEEGQGVPKTGAFWHIDYMFMPEPFAFSMVLPLAVPGHDRGTYFIDLARVWQSLPAAKRDPARGTVSTHDPRRHIKIRPSDVYRPIGEVWDEINRTTPPIKWPTVIRHPKTGQEILYICATGTTKIEDKDGNPVDPEVLQELMAATGQLDPEYQSPFIHTQHYQVGDIILWDNRVLMHRAKHGSAAGTLTTYRLTMLDGLKTPGYAA encoded by the coding sequence ATGACGCTTAAGGTCAAAGGCGAGGGACTCGGTGCGCAGGTCACAGGGGTCGATCCCAAGAATCTGGACGATATAACCACCGACGAGATCCGGGATATCGTTTACACGAACAAGCTCGTTGTGCTAAAAGACGTCCATCCGTCTCCGCGGGAGTTCATCAAACTCGGCAGGATAATTGGACAAATCGTTCCGTATTACGAACCCATGTACCATCACGAAGACCACCCGGAGATCTTTGTCTCCTCCACTGAGGAAGGTCAGGGGGTCCCAAAAACCGGCGCGTTCTGGCATATCGACTATATGTTTATGCCGGAACCTTTCGCGTTTTCCATGGTGCTGCCGCTGGCGGTGCCTGGACACGACCGCGGGACCTATTTCATCGATCTCGCCAGGGTCTGGCAGTCGCTGCCCGCCGCCAAGCGAGACCCGGCCCGCGGAACCGTCAGCACCCACGACCCTCGACGCCACATCAAGATCCGACCCAGCGACGTCTACCGGCCCATCGGAGAGGTATGGGACGAGATCAACCGGACCACGCCCCCAATAAAGTGGCCTACGGTCATCCGGCACCCAAAGACCGGCCAAGAGATCCTCTACATCTGCGCGACGGGCACCACCAAGATCGAGGACAAGGACGGCAATCCGGTTGATCCGGAGGTGCTGCAAGAACTCATGGCCGCGACCGGACAGCTCGATCCTGAGTACCAGTCGCCGTTCATACATACTCAGCACTACCAGGTTGGCGACATCATCTTGTGGGACAACCGGGTTCTCATGCACCGAGCGAAGCACGGCAGCGCCGCGGGCACTCTGACGACCTACCGCCTGACCATGCTTGATGGCCTCAAGACGCCGGGATACGCGGCATGA
- the fcoT gene encoding fatty acyl CoA thioesterase FcoT (type III, conserved in mycobacterial strains (See Marmiesse et al., 2004 PMID:14766927).) has product MSHTDLTPCTRVLASSGTVPIAEELLARVLEPYSCKGCRYLIDAQYSATEDSVLAYGNFTIGESAYIRSTGHFNAVELILCFNQLAYSAFAPAVLNEEIRVLRGWSIDDYCQHQLSSMLIRKASSRFRKPLNPQKFSARLLCRDLQVIERTWRYLKVPCVIEFWDENGGAASGEIELAALNIP; this is encoded by the coding sequence ATGAGCCACACCGACTTGACGCCCTGCACACGGGTGCTGGCATCCAGCGGCACGGTTCCGATCGCAGAGGAACTGCTGGCCAGAGTGCTCGAGCCCTACTCCTGCAAAGGATGTCGCTACCTCATCGACGCACAGTACAGCGCCACCGAGGATTCGGTTCTTGCCTATGGCAACTTCACGATCGGTGAGTCCGCCTATATTCGAAGCACGGGGCACTTCAACGCGGTCGAACTGATTCTGTGTTTCAATCAGCTCGCCTACAGCGCCTTCGCTCCGGCCGTCCTCAACGAGGAAATCCGGGTGCTTCGCGGCTGGTCGATCGACGACTACTGCCAACACCAGCTCTCTAGCATGCTGATCAGGAAGGCATCATCGCGGTTCAGAAAACCGCTGAACCCGCAAAAGTTCTCTGCCCGCCTCCTGTGTCGAGATCTGCAGGTCATCGAACGAACCTGGCGCTATCTCAAGGTCCCGTGCGTCATCGAGTTCTGGGACGAGAACGGCGGGGCGGCGTCCGGTGAGATCGAACTAGCGGCCCTCAACATTCCGTAA
- a CDS encoding hypothetical protein (conserved in mycobacterial strains (See Marmiesse et al., 2004 PMID:14766927).): MRDRILAAVCDVLYIDEADLIDGDETDLRDLGLDSVRFVLLMKQLGVNRQSELPSRLAANPSIAGWLRELEAVCTEFG, encoded by the coding sequence GTGCGGGACCGAATCCTCGCCGCCGTCTGCGACGTGTTGTATATCGACGAGGCGGATCTCATTGATGGCGACGAAACGGATCTCCGCGACCTCGGGCTGGACTCTGTTCGGTTTGTTCTGCTGATGAAGCAGCTAGGCGTGAACCGACAATCCGAACTGCCGTCCCGATTGGCCGCGAACCCGTCGATTGCGGGTTGGCTTCGCGAGCTGGAGGCTGTGTGCACCGAGTTCGGTTAA
- a CDS encoding membrane protein, protein MAKNQNRIRNRWELITCGLGGHVTYAPDDAALAARLRASTGLGEVWRCLRCGDFALGGPQGRGAPEDAPLIMRGKALRQAIIIRALGVERLVRALVLALAAWAVWEFRGARGAIQATLDRDLPVLRAAGFKVDQMTVIHALEKALAAKPSTLALITGMLAAYAVLQAVEGVGLWLLKRWGEYFAVVATSIFLPLEVHDLAKGITTTRVVTFSINVAAVVYLLISKRLFGVRGGRKAYDVERRGEQLLDLERAAMLT, encoded by the coding sequence GTGGCCAAGAACCAAAACCGCATCCGCAACCGGTGGGAGTTGATCACCTGTGGTCTCGGGGGACACGTCACCTACGCGCCGGACGACGCGGCACTTGCTGCGCGGCTGCGCGCCAGCACCGGGCTGGGCGAAGTATGGCGCTGCTTGCGCTGCGGCGATTTCGCGCTCGGTGGGCCGCAGGGGCGTGGTGCTCCCGAGGATGCGCCGTTGATTATGCGCGGCAAGGCGTTACGTCAGGCCATCATCATTCGCGCGCTCGGGGTCGAACGGCTAGTCCGGGCGTTGGTGTTGGCGCTGGCCGCGTGGGCGGTGTGGGAGTTTCGCGGTGCGCGGGGAGCTATCCAGGCGACCCTGGATAGGGACTTGCCGGTCCTGCGTGCGGCCGGATTCAAGGTCGATCAAATGACGGTGATCCACGCTCTGGAGAAAGCGTTGGCCGCCAAACCGTCGACGTTGGCCCTGATCACGGGCATGCTGGCGGCATACGCAGTGCTGCAGGCCGTCGAGGGGGTCGGTTTGTGGCTGCTGAAGCGCTGGGGCGAGTACTTCGCGGTGGTGGCCACCTCAATTTTCCTGCCGTTGGAGGTTCACGACCTGGCCAAGGGCATCACGACGACTCGGGTCGTGACCTTCAGCATCAATGTCGCCGCCGTTGTCTACCTGCTGATTTCTAAGCGGTTGTTCGGTGTGCGCGGCGGGCGCAAGGCTTATGACGTCGAACGGCGCGGCGAGCAGCTGCTCGACCTCGAGCGCGCCGCGATGCTCACCTGA
- the PPE1 gene encoding PPE family protein PPE1 (A core mycobacterial gene; conserved in mycobacterial strains (See Marmiesse et al., 2004 PMID:14766927).), protein MAIPPEVHSGLLSAGCGPGSLLVAAQQWQELSDQYALACAELGQLLGEVQASSWQGTAATQYVAAHGPYLAWLEQTAINSAVTAAQHVAAAAAYCSALAAMPTPAELAANHAIHGVLIATNFFGINTVPIALNEADYVRMWLQAADTMAAYQAVADAATVAVPSTQPAPPIRAPGGDAADTRLDVLSSIGQLIRDILDFIANPYKYFLEFFEQFGFSPAVTVVLALVALQLYDFLWYPYYASYGLLLLPFFTPTLSALTALSALIHLLNLPPAGLLPIAAALGPGDQWGANLAVAVTPATAAVPGGSPPTSNPAPAAPSSNSVGSASAAPGISYAVPGLAPPGVSSGPKAGTKSPDTAADTLATAGAARPGLARAHRRKRSESGVGIRGYRDEFLDATATVDAATDVPAPANAAGSQGAGTLGFAGTAPTTSGAAAGMVQLSSHSTSTTVPLLPTTWTTDAEQ, encoded by the coding sequence ATGGCTATACCACCGGAGGTGCACTCGGGCCTGTTGAGCGCCGGGTGCGGTCCGGGATCATTGCTTGTTGCCGCGCAGCAGTGGCAAGAACTTAGTGATCAGTACGCACTCGCATGCGCCGAGTTGGGCCAATTGTTGGGCGAGGTTCAGGCCAGCAGCTGGCAGGGAACCGCCGCCACCCAGTACGTGGCTGCCCATGGCCCCTATCTGGCCTGGCTTGAGCAAACCGCGATCAACAGCGCCGTCACCGCCGCACAGCACGTAGCGGCTGCCGCTGCCTACTGCAGCGCCCTGGCCGCGATGCCCACCCCAGCAGAGCTGGCCGCCAACCACGCCATTCATGGCGTTCTGATCGCCACCAACTTCTTCGGGATCAACACCGTTCCGATCGCGCTCAACGAAGCCGATTATGTCCGCATGTGGCTGCAAGCCGCCGACACCATGGCCGCCTACCAGGCCGTCGCCGATGCGGCCACGGTGGCCGTACCGTCCACCCAACCGGCGCCACCGATCCGCGCGCCCGGCGGCGATGCCGCAGATACCCGGCTAGACGTATTGAGTTCAATTGGTCAGCTCATCCGGGATATCTTGGATTTCATTGCCAACCCGTACAAGTATTTTCTGGAGTTTTTCGAGCAATTCGGCTTCAGCCCGGCCGTAACGGTCGTCCTTGCCCTTGTTGCCCTGCAGCTGTACGACTTTCTTTGGTATCCCTATTACGCCTCGTACGGCCTGCTCCTGCTTCCGTTCTTCACTCCCACCTTGAGCGCGTTGACCGCCCTAAGCGCGCTGATCCATTTGCTGAACCTGCCCCCGGCTGGACTGCTTCCTATCGCCGCAGCGCTCGGTCCCGGCGACCAATGGGGCGCAAACTTGGCTGTGGCTGTCACGCCGGCCACGGCGGCCGTGCCCGGCGGAAGCCCGCCCACCAGCAACCCCGCGCCCGCCGCTCCCAGCTCGAACTCGGTTGGCAGCGCTTCGGCTGCACCCGGCATCAGCTATGCCGTGCCCGGCCTGGCGCCACCCGGGGTTAGCTCTGGCCCTAAAGCCGGCACCAAATCACCTGACACCGCCGCCGACACCCTTGCAACCGCGGGCGCAGCACGACCGGGCCTCGCCCGAGCCCACCGAAGAAAGCGCAGCGAAAGCGGCGTCGGGATACGCGGTTACCGCGACGAATTTTTGGACGCGACCGCCACGGTGGACGCCGCTACGGATGTGCCCGCTCCCGCCAACGCGGCTGGCAGTCAAGGTGCCGGCACTCTCGGCTTTGCCGGTACCGCACCGACAACCAGCGGCGCCGCGGCCGGAATGGTTCAACTGTCGTCGCACAGCACAAGCACTACAGTCCCGTTGCTGCCCACTACCTGGACAACCGACGCCGAACAATGA
- the ctpA gene encoding cation transporter ATPase A (Belongs to the cation transport ATPases family (E1-E2 ATPases), subfamily IB.), with translation MTTAVTGEHHASVQRIQLRISGMSCSACAHRVESTLNKLPGVRAAVNFGTRVATIDTSEAVDAAALCQAVRRAGYQADLCTDDGRSASDPDADHARQLLIRLAIAAVLFVPVADLSVMFGVVPATRFTGWQWVLSALALPVVTWAAWPFHRVAMRNARHHAASMETLISVGITAATIWSLYTVFGNHSPIERSGIWQALLGSDAIYFEVAAGVTVFVLVGRYFEARAKSQAGSALRALAALSAKEVAVLLPDGSEMVIPADELKEQQRFVVRPGQIVAADGLAVDGSAAVDMSAMTGEAKPTRVRPGGQVIGGTTVLDGRLIVEAAAVGADTQFAGMVRLVEQAQAQKADAQRLADRISSVFVPAVLVIAALTAAGWLIAGGQPDRAVSAALAVLVIACPCALGLATPTAMMVASGRGAQLGIFLKGYKSLEATRAVDTVVFDKTGTLTTGRLQVSAVTAAPGWEADQVLALAATVEAASEHSVALAIAAATTRRDAVTDFRAIPGRGVSGTVSGRAVRVGKPSWIGSSSCHPNMRAARRHAESLGETAVFVEVDGEPCGVIAVADAVKDSARDAVAALADRGLRTMLLTGDNPESAAAVATRVGIDEVIADILPEGKVDVIEQLRDRGHVVAMVGDGINDGPALARADLGMAIGRGTDVAIGAADIILVRDHLDVVPLALDLARATMRTVKLNMVWAFGYNIAAIPVAAAGLLNPLVAGAAMAFSSFFVVSNSLRLRKFGRYPLGCGTVGGPQMTAPSSA, from the coding sequence ATGACGACGGCCGTGACCGGTGAACACCACGCGAGTGTGCAGCGGATACAACTCAGAATCAGCGGGATGTCGTGCTCTGCGTGCGCCCACCGTGTGGAATCGACCCTCAACAAGCTGCCGGGGGTTCGGGCAGCTGTGAACTTCGGCACCCGGGTGGCAACCATCGACACCAGCGAGGCGGTCGACGCTGCCGCGCTGTGCCAGGCGGTCCGCCGCGCGGGCTATCAGGCCGATCTGTGCACGGATGACGGTCGGAGCGCGAGTGATCCGGACGCCGACCACGCTCGACAGCTGCTGATCCGGCTAGCGATCGCCGCCGTGCTGTTTGTGCCCGTGGCCGATCTGTCGGTGATGTTTGGGGTCGTGCCTGCCACGCGCTTCACCGGCTGGCAGTGGGTGCTAAGCGCGCTGGCACTGCCGGTCGTGACCTGGGCGGCGTGGCCGTTTCACCGCGTTGCGATGCGCAACGCCCGCCACCACGCCGCCTCCATGGAGACGCTAATCTCGGTCGGTATCACGGCCGCCACGATCTGGTCGCTGTACACCGTCTTCGGCAATCACTCGCCCATCGAGCGCAGCGGCATATGGCAGGCGCTGCTGGGAAGCGATGCTATTTATTTCGAGGTCGCGGCGGGTGTCACGGTGTTCGTGCTGGTGGGGCGGTATTTCGAGGCGCGCGCCAAGTCGCAGGCGGGCAGTGCGCTGAGAGCCTTGGCGGCGCTGAGCGCCAAGGAAGTAGCCGTCCTGCTACCGGATGGGTCGGAGATGGTCATCCCGGCCGACGAACTCAAAGAACAGCAGCGCTTCGTGGTGCGTCCAGGGCAGATAGTTGCCGCCGACGGCCTCGCCGTCGACGGGTCCGCTGCGGTCGACATGAGCGCGATGACCGGCGAGGCCAAACCGACCCGGGTGCGTCCGGGGGGGCAGGTCATCGGCGGCACCACAGTGCTTGACGGCCGGCTGATCGTGGAGGCGGCCGCGGTGGGCGCCGACACCCAGTTCGCCGGAATGGTCCGCCTCGTTGAGCAAGCGCAGGCGCAAAAGGCCGACGCACAGCGACTAGCCGACCGGATCTCCTCGGTGTTTGTTCCCGCTGTGTTGGTTATCGCGGCACTAACCGCAGCCGGATGGCTAATCGCCGGGGGACAACCCGACCGTGCCGTCTCGGCCGCACTCGCCGTGCTTGTCATCGCCTGCCCGTGTGCCCTGGGGCTGGCGACTCCGACCGCGATGATGGTGGCCTCTGGTCGCGGTGCCCAGCTCGGAATATTTCTGAAGGGCTACAAATCGTTGGAGGCCACCCGCGCGGTGGACACCGTCGTCTTCGACAAGACCGGCACCCTGACGACGGGCCGGCTGCAGGTCAGTGCGGTGACCGCGGCACCGGGCTGGGAGGCCGACCAGGTGCTCGCCTTGGCCGCGACCGTGGAAGCCGCGTCCGAGCACTCGGTGGCGCTCGCGATCGCCGCGGCAACGACTCGGCGAGACGCGGTCACCGACTTTCGCGCCATACCCGGCCGCGGCGTCAGCGGCACCGTGTCCGGGCGGGCGGTACGGGTGGGCAAACCGTCATGGATCGGGTCCTCGTCGTGCCACCCCAACATGCGCGCGGCCCGGCGCCACGCCGAATCGCTGGGTGAGACGGCCGTATTCGTCGAGGTCGACGGCGAACCATGCGGGGTCATCGCGGTCGCCGACGCCGTCAAGGACTCGGCGCGAGACGCCGTGGCCGCCCTGGCCGATCGTGGTCTGCGCACCATGCTGTTGACCGGTGACAATCCCGAATCGGCGGCGGCCGTGGCTACTCGCGTCGGCATCGACGAGGTGATCGCCGACATCCTGCCGGAAGGCAAGGTCGATGTCATCGAGCAGCTACGCGACCGCGGACATGTCGTCGCCATGGTCGGTGACGGCATCAACGACGGACCCGCACTGGCCCGTGCCGATCTAGGCATGGCCATCGGGCGCGGCACGGACGTCGCGATCGGTGCCGCCGACATCATCTTGGTCCGCGACCACCTCGACGTTGTACCCCTTGCGCTTGACCTGGCAAGGGCCACGATGCGCACCGTCAAACTCAACATGGTCTGGGCATTCGGATACAACATCGCCGCGATTCCCGTCGCCGCTGCCGGACTGCTCAACCCCCTGGTGGCCGGTGCGGCCATGGCGTTCTCATCGTTCTTCGTGGTCTCAAACAGCTTGCGGTTGCGCAAATTTGGGCGATACCCGCTAGGCTGCGGAACCGTCGGTGGGCCACAAATGACCGCGCCGTCGTCCGCGTGA